A region of Salvelinus alpinus chromosome 24, SLU_Salpinus.1, whole genome shotgun sequence DNA encodes the following proteins:
- the LOC139551845 gene encoding microtubule nucleation factor SSNA1-like: MQAQAIFDGIEELCSKRDELNRQIQQEEEEKGRLQHDIRVLTEKLSRVNESLARRLSVRADFDHTIGETEGAFMKILESCQTLLSVIKKEAGNLGKATEPRRKDH, translated from the exons ATGCAGGCCCAGGCTATATTTGATG GTATCGAGGAGCTGTGTTCTAAGAGGGATGAGCTGAACCGTCAGAtccagcaggaggaggaggagaagggtcgTCTGCAGCACGACATCCGTGTCCTCACCGAGAAACTAAGCCGCGTCAACGAGAGCCTGGCCCGACGACTCTCCGTCCGCGCTGACTTTGACCACACCATCGGCGAGACCGAGGGTGCCTTTATGAAG ATTCTGGAGAGCTGTCAAACACTGCTGAGTGTAATAAAAAAGGAAGCAGGAAATCTCGGCAAAGCCACTGAACCCAGAAGGAAAGACCACTGA